Proteins encoded together in one Variovorax paradoxus EPS window:
- the hisC gene encoding histidinol-phosphate transaminase, whose translation MTTAVPAFWSPRIAALEPYVPGEQPRIANLVKLNTNENPYPPSPLAVDAIQQAAADGLERYPDPTSLALREAVARRHGLTVDQMFAGNGSDEVLAHAFFAFFQQAEPLLMPDVSYSFYKVYAQLYGIACELQPVDEGLRIDVEAIAARARNGCAGIVIANPNAPTGIGLPLSQIERLLAACPDRVVLVDEAYVDFGGESALPLIDKYPNLLVVQTLSKSRSLAGLRVGFACGQQHLIDALVRVKDSFNSYPLDRLATAGAVAALEDEAWFNSTRDKIVDTREGLHLQLEDLGFEVLPSQTNFVFARHPQRDAAELAALLRERAVLVRHFRQPRIAQYLRISIGTREQCSALVQALQAILDAQ comes from the coding sequence ATGACCACCGCAGTGCCGGCCTTCTGGAGCCCGCGCATCGCCGCGCTCGAGCCCTACGTGCCGGGCGAGCAGCCGCGCATCGCGAACCTCGTCAAGCTCAACACCAACGAGAACCCGTATCCGCCGTCGCCGCTTGCTGTCGACGCGATTCAGCAAGCTGCTGCAGACGGGTTGGAGCGCTACCCCGATCCCACTTCGCTCGCGTTGCGCGAAGCGGTAGCGAGGCGGCACGGCCTGACGGTCGACCAGATGTTCGCAGGCAACGGTTCGGACGAAGTGCTCGCGCACGCCTTCTTCGCCTTCTTCCAACAGGCCGAGCCATTGCTCATGCCCGATGTGAGCTACAGCTTCTATAAGGTCTATGCCCAGCTCTACGGCATTGCCTGCGAGCTGCAGCCGGTCGATGAGGGCCTGCGCATCGACGTCGAAGCCATTGCGGCGCGTGCGCGCAATGGATGCGCAGGCATCGTGATCGCCAATCCGAACGCCCCCACGGGCATCGGCTTGCCGCTGTCGCAGATCGAACGGCTGCTCGCAGCATGCCCCGACCGCGTGGTGCTGGTGGACGAGGCGTATGTCGATTTCGGCGGAGAAAGCGCCTTGCCGCTTATCGACAAATATCCGAACCTGCTCGTGGTGCAGACCCTTTCCAAGTCGCGTTCGTTGGCGGGATTGCGCGTCGGCTTCGCGTGCGGTCAGCAGCACCTGATCGACGCCTTGGTGCGCGTCAAGGACAGCTTCAACTCCTATCCGCTTGATCGGCTCGCCACGGCGGGCGCCGTCGCGGCGCTGGAAGATGAGGCCTGGTTCAACAGCACCCGCGACAAGATCGTCGACACCCGCGAAGGGCTGCACCTGCAGCTCGAAGACCTGGGCTTCGAAGTGCTGCCTTCGCAGACCAACTTCGTGTTCGCGCGCCATCCACAACGCGATGCGGCCGAGCTGGCCGCGTTGCTGCGCGAGCGTGCGGTGCTGGTGCGGCATTTCAGGCAACCGCGCATCGCGCAGTACCTGCGCATCAGCATCGGCACGCGAGAGCAGTGCAGCGCGCTGGTGCAGGCGCTGCAGGCCATCCTGGACGCTCAGTAG
- the rsgA gene encoding ribosome small subunit-dependent GTPase A, producing the protein MAKPGRAAFTPAAHNTGKAQHDGLVVASHGRHCLVETPTGERLICRPRGKKSQAVVGDRVRWQATEDEGTIEEVLPRRNLFYRQDEIRTKSFAANLDHVLILIAAEPEFSEHQLARALIAAEAERITPIIALNKSDLVEPFERAWTKLAPYRRMHHGVLPLSLKASGEADYASLMKLLSGKSTLVLGPSGSGKSTLTNLLVPGATVLTQEISQALNSGKHTTTSTTWYWIDEARTTGLIDSPGFQEFGLNHIEPMQLAGLMPDIAEHTGDCKFYNCTHLHEPGCGVISNVETPTHAGPISASRYRIYGELFAELSQTRY; encoded by the coding sequence GTGGCTAAGCCGGGCCGCGCCGCCTTCACCCCTGCTGCGCACAACACGGGGAAGGCGCAACACGACGGCCTCGTCGTCGCCAGCCATGGGCGTCACTGCCTCGTCGAAACGCCCACGGGCGAGCGGTTGATCTGCCGCCCGCGCGGCAAGAAGAGCCAGGCCGTGGTCGGCGACCGCGTGCGCTGGCAGGCCACCGAGGACGAGGGCACCATCGAGGAAGTGCTGCCGCGGCGCAATCTCTTCTATCGGCAGGACGAGATCCGCACGAAATCCTTTGCAGCGAATCTCGACCATGTGCTGATCCTGATCGCCGCCGAGCCGGAGTTCTCCGAGCACCAACTGGCGCGCGCGCTGATCGCGGCGGAAGCCGAGCGCATCACGCCGATCATCGCGCTCAACAAGAGCGACCTGGTGGAGCCCTTCGAGCGCGCCTGGACCAAGCTGGCCCCTTATCGCCGCATGCATCACGGCGTGCTGCCGCTGTCGCTCAAGGCGTCGGGCGAGGCGGACTATGCATCGCTGATGAAGCTGCTGTCCGGCAAGTCCACCCTCGTGCTCGGCCCTTCCGGTTCGGGCAAGAGCACGCTGACCAACCTGCTGGTGCCCGGCGCGACCGTGCTGACCCAGGAGATCTCGCAAGCGCTGAATTCCGGCAAGCACACGACCACGAGCACCACCTGGTACTGGATCGACGAAGCGCGCACCACCGGCCTGATCGATTCGCCGGGCTTCCAGGAATTCGGCCTGAACCACATCGAGCCGATGCAGCTCGCCGGGTTGATGCCCGACATTGCCGAGCACACCGGGGACTGCAAGTTCTACAACTGCACCCACCTGCACGAACCGGGCTGCGGCGTGATCTCGAATGTCGAGACACCGACGCATGCTGGCCCGATCAGCGCATCGCGCTACAGGATCTACGGCGAGCTGTTCGCCGAATTGAGCCAGACGCGCTACTGA
- a CDS encoding 4a-hydroxytetrahydrobiopterin dehydratase translates to MSSMFKPKDWKNLPARKALSATEIVSGLSKLDGWKLTGDGADVAIEKTFTFANYFETIAFVNALAMVAHTQDHHPDLSVHYNRCVVRFNTHDVKGLSVTDFDCARQADALVASPSA, encoded by the coding sequence ATGAGCAGCATGTTCAAACCCAAGGACTGGAAGAACCTTCCGGCCCGCAAGGCACTGAGTGCCACGGAGATCGTTTCCGGCCTCTCCAAGCTCGACGGCTGGAAGCTCACCGGCGACGGTGCCGATGTCGCCATCGAGAAGACCTTCACCTTCGCCAATTACTTCGAGACCATCGCCTTCGTGAACGCGCTGGCGATGGTTGCGCACACGCAGGATCACCACCCCGACCTGTCGGTGCACTACAACCGCTGCGTGGTGCGTTTCAACACGCATGACGTGAAGGGCCTGTCGGTCACCGATTTCGATTGCGCACGGCAGGCCGACGCGCTGGTTGCGAGTCCCTCCGCGTGA
- a CDS encoding M48 family metallopeptidase, protein MSYSLIFTIAFAAALVAGLLVKFWLASRQVRHVAQHRRAVPEAFAQTITLAAHQKAADYTIAKARFGLVEMAWSAALLLGWTLLGGLDVLNKLLLMWLGGGMVQQLVLLGAFAAIGGLLELPFTLWQTFRLEERFGFNKMTFKLWLADTVKSTLLGALIGLPIAALILWLMGAAGTLWWLWAWAAWMGFNLLLMLIYPTFIAPLFNKFKPLDDPTLKARVTALMKRCGFAAKGLFVMDGSTRSAHANAYFTGFGASKRVVFYDTLLRQLNAGEVEAVLAHELGHFKHRHIVKRLVAMFALSLAGFALLGWVSTQVWFYSGLGVQPNMSPAAPNSALALLLFMLAVPVFGFFVAPLPARLSRKHEFEADAYAVAQTSGADLSAALLKLYQDNASTLTPDPVFVKFYYSHPPASERLVRMTAA, encoded by the coding sequence ATGTCCTATTCGCTCATCTTCACCATCGCCTTCGCGGCTGCGCTCGTTGCAGGCCTGCTCGTGAAGTTCTGGCTCGCTTCGCGGCAGGTGCGCCATGTGGCGCAGCACCGCCGCGCCGTGCCGGAAGCTTTCGCGCAAACCATCACGCTCGCCGCGCATCAAAAGGCCGCCGATTACACGATCGCAAAGGCCCGCTTCGGCTTGGTCGAGATGGCCTGGAGCGCGGCGTTGCTGCTCGGCTGGACGCTGCTTGGCGGGCTCGACGTGCTCAACAAGCTCTTGCTCATGTGGCTGGGTGGCGGGATGGTTCAGCAACTGGTGCTGCTGGGCGCGTTCGCAGCCATCGGCGGGCTGCTCGAGCTGCCTTTCACGCTGTGGCAGACCTTCCGGCTCGAAGAGCGCTTCGGCTTCAACAAGATGACATTCAAGCTCTGGCTCGCCGACACCGTCAAGTCGACGCTGCTCGGCGCGTTGATCGGCTTGCCGATCGCCGCGTTGATCCTGTGGCTCATGGGTGCGGCCGGCACGCTCTGGTGGCTCTGGGCGTGGGCCGCTTGGATGGGGTTCAACCTGCTCCTGATGCTGATCTACCCGACCTTCATCGCCCCGCTTTTCAACAAGTTCAAGCCGCTGGACGATCCCACGCTGAAAGCGCGCGTCACGGCGTTGATGAAGCGCTGCGGCTTCGCAGCCAAGGGCCTGTTCGTGATGGACGGCAGCACCCGCAGCGCCCACGCAAACGCGTACTTCACCGGCTTCGGCGCAAGCAAGCGCGTTGTCTTCTACGACACGCTGCTGCGCCAGTTGAATGCCGGCGAAGTGGAAGCCGTGCTCGCCCACGAACTCGGCCACTTCAAGCACCGCCACATCGTGAAGCGGCTCGTCGCGATGTTCGCGCTGAGCCTCGCCGGCTTCGCGCTGCTGGGCTGGGTCTCGACCCAGGTCTGGTTCTACAGCGGCCTGGGCGTACAGCCGAACATGTCGCCCGCCGCGCCCAACAGCGCGCTGGCCCTCCTGCTGTTCATGCTCGCGGTGCCGGTGTTCGGCTTCTTCGTGGCACCGTTGCCGGCGCGTCTCTCGCGCAAGCACGAGTTCGAGGCCGATGCCTACGCCGTCGCGCAGACCAGCGGCGCTGACCTCTCCGCTGCTCTGCTCAAGCTCTACCAGGACAACGCATCGACGCTCACGCCCGATCCGGTGTTCGTCAAGTTCTACTACTCCCATCCCCCCGCGTCCGAGCGTCTTGTGCGCATGACTGCGGCGTGA
- the orn gene encoding oligoribonuclease: MPETLDPTPPATVPTLKKSDQNLVWLDCEMSGLDPEKEFLLEIAVVVTGPDLTPRIDGPVLVIHQSDAVLDAMDAWNKGTHGRSGLIDKVKASTLDEAAAEQQLLEFIAKYIPRSGSPMCGNTIGQDRRFLVKFMPKLEAYFHYRNLDVSTLKELAKRWKPSAYSAFKKQQAHTALADVHESIEELAHYRETFIRLTD; this comes from the coding sequence ATGCCTGAAACCCTTGACCCGACGCCCCCCGCAACCGTGCCCACCCTGAAGAAAAGCGACCAGAACCTGGTCTGGCTGGACTGCGAGATGAGCGGCCTCGATCCCGAGAAAGAGTTCCTGCTCGAGATCGCCGTGGTCGTCACCGGCCCCGACCTCACGCCCCGCATCGACGGCCCGGTGCTCGTCATCCATCAGAGCGACGCCGTGCTCGACGCCATGGACGCTTGGAACAAAGGCACCCACGGCCGTAGCGGCCTGATCGACAAGGTGAAGGCTTCCACGTTGGACGAGGCCGCGGCCGAACAGCAACTGCTCGAATTCATCGCCAAATACATTCCCCGCAGCGGCTCGCCGATGTGCGGCAACACCATCGGGCAGGACCGGCGATTCCTGGTGAAGTTCATGCCCAAGCTGGAGGCTTACTTCCACTATCGCAACCTCGACGTCAGCACCCTCAAGGAACTGGCCAAGCGCTGGAAGCCCTCGGCTTACAGCGCCTTCAAGAAACAGCAGGCGCACACGGCGCTGGCGGACGTGCACGAGTCCATCGAGGAGCTCGCCCATTACAGGGAAACCTTCATTCGCCTGACCGATTGA